The nucleotide window CAGGCGACGATCAAGACGACCGCCGGGCCGGTGACCGTGGCCCGGCCGAAGCTGCGGGGCACGACCGGGGCGTTCGCGTCGCGGCTGTTCGGCAAGTCCGTGACGAAGTCGAATGCCCTGGAGTCGTTGGTGATCGCGGGGTTTGTGCGCGGGCTGTCGGTCCGTGATGTGGAGAACACCCTCGCTGATGCTCTGGGCGCGGAAGCGGCCTTGTCGAAGTCGACGGTCTCGCGGGTCTGCCAGGCGATCGGGGATGAGTTCGGCCGTTGGTCGGCGCGGCGCCTCGACGATCTCGAGCTGGATTACCTGTTCCTGGATGCGTCGATGTTCAAGATGCACCCCGGCGCCCGCGCCGAGCCGGTGCTGGCCGCGTGGGGCATCACCACCACCGGGGCGCCGGTGTTCGTTGCCCTGGCCGCTGGCGGGTCGGAGTCGACCGACGCGTGGGCCGGGTTCCTCGACGAGCTCACCGCGCGGGGGTTGCGAGCGCCGCTGCTCGTCATCAGCGACGGCGCCGCCGGGCTGCTCGCCGCGGTCGAGACCACGCTGCCCCGCTCGCTGCGGCAGCGGTGTCTGATCCACCGATCGAGGAACGTGCTAGCGAAGGTGCCGGCCCAGGCGCAGAGCGAGATCCGTGACGCCTACTGGGCGATCTTCGACACCGACACCCTCACCGACACCGCGATGACACCCGGCCACGCCCTCGTCGCCGCCGTGCAAGGTCGTATCGACACCTTCGCCGAGAAGTACGCGTCGGTGTTCCCGTCGGCAGTCAAGTGCCTACTCACCGACCGCGAGCAGCTCACCAGCTACCTGCGGTTCCCGCTGGAGCACCACCGCCGGATCAGGCACTCCAACTTCATCGAACGCACCTTCGGCGAAACCCGCCGTCGCGTCAAAGTCATCGGCCGACTGCCCAGCGAAACGTCCTGCCTGAACCTCGTCTGGGCCGTCCTCGACCGGGCATCGCGCGGCTGGCGCGGCATGAACATGACCGCGACCGGCACCCGACTGCTCGCTGACCTACGCCGCCAGCTACTCGACCCACCAACCCCGATCCGACGCCCGGAAATGACCACCCAGACCGCCCCACCACAAACCGTCGGAGCCGTCGGAGCCGTCGGAGCCGTCGCCTAATATCACCACCAAGGAACCGAGTCGGTCATCATTTACACCGCACCTGGGACGCAACCGCCCTGCAAGGTCGCCGGCCGAACTTGGGCCCCAGTACCGCCCCCGACAGACCGGATCCGATGACCAGCCCCACGGTCAGCGGCACGGTGCACAGGGCTGCGTGAATCGGGGTGAAACCTTGCCCGATCTGCAGGAACAGGGTCGCGCACAGCAGTGTGCCACCCAGCCCGGCGAAG belongs to Acidimicrobiales bacterium and includes:
- a CDS encoding IS256 family transposase — translated: MSSRVSPTDRIRGEINLLFDGSRELSEVIEDVARLGARLIIQTALEAEVEVFLGRARYQRVAGVEDARAGSRNGYGQATIKTTAGPVTVARPKLRGTTGAFASRLFGKSVTKSNALESLVIAGFVRGLSVRDVENTLADALGAEAALSKSTVSRVCQAIGDEFGRWSARRLDDLELDYLFLDASMFKMHPGARAEPVLAAWGITTTGAPVFVALAAGGSESTDAWAGFLDELTARGLRAPLLVISDGAAGLLAAVETTLPRSLRQRCLIHRSRNVLAKVPAQAQSEIRDAYWAIFDTDTLTDTAMTPGHALVAAVQGRIDTFAEKYASVFPSAVKCLLTDREQLTSYLRFPLEHHRRIRHSNFIERTFGETRRRVKVIGRLPSETSCLNLVWAVLDRASRGWRGMNMTATGTRLLADLRRQLLDPPTPIRRPEMTTQTAPPQTVGAVGAVGAVA